A DNA window from Cystobacter ferrugineus contains the following coding sequences:
- a CDS encoding GlsB/YeaQ/YmgE family stress response membrane protein, with protein sequence MSIIWFIVVGLVAGLIARALVPGRQSMGLIATMLLGIVGSFVGGFIGALFSPGRSVLDLQPSGLIMSVIGAIVVLFLAGWAGRGRRIHA encoded by the coding sequence ATGAGCATCATTTGGTTCATCGTGGTGGGTCTGGTGGCGGGTCTGATCGCGCGTGCTCTGGTTCCGGGCCGCCAGTCCATGGGTCTCATCGCGACGATGTTGCTGGGTATCGTGGGCTCGTTCGTGGGTGGCTTCATCGGCGCGCTGTTCTCGCCCGGCCGGAGCGTCCTCGACCTGCAGCCGTCGGGTCTCATCATGTCGGTGATTGGAGCCATCGTCGTGTTGTTCCTGGCGGGCTGGGCGGGCCGCGGACGCAGAATCCACGCCTGA
- the bioB gene encoding biotin synthase BioB, which produces MSAHAPSDDSFHGHAHFAVPPPGVTVRHDWTLPEVRALYALPLLELIHKAQTVHRAVFQDNKVQLCSLLSIKTGGCPEDCGYCPQAARHHTGVKAEKLMPVESVLASAAQARAAGATRFCMGAAWREVKDGPQFDSVLEMVKGVKALGMEACATLGMLSESQAKRLREAGLSAYNHNLDTSAEHYGDIITTRTYEDRLRTLERVRKAGISVCSGGIIGLGESVEDRCGLLLTLANQEVHPESVPINALVAVKGTPLESQKPVESVEMVRTIATARLLMPLSMVRLSAGRKQMNEEAQLLCMLAGANSIFFGDKLLTTGNPEYAQDMALLEKAGIRPLEPDTSR; this is translated from the coding sequence ATGTCCGCCCACGCCCCTTCCGACGACTCGTTCCACGGCCACGCCCACTTCGCCGTGCCGCCTCCCGGTGTCACCGTCCGCCATGACTGGACGCTGCCCGAGGTGCGCGCCCTCTACGCGCTGCCACTGCTGGAGCTCATCCACAAGGCGCAGACCGTCCATCGGGCCGTCTTCCAGGACAACAAGGTGCAGCTGTGCTCGCTGCTGTCCATCAAGACGGGCGGCTGTCCCGAGGACTGCGGCTACTGCCCCCAGGCGGCGCGCCACCACACGGGCGTGAAGGCCGAGAAGCTCATGCCGGTGGAATCCGTGCTCGCGTCCGCCGCCCAGGCGCGGGCCGCGGGGGCCACGCGCTTCTGCATGGGCGCGGCCTGGCGCGAGGTGAAGGACGGTCCCCAGTTCGACAGCGTCCTGGAGATGGTGAAGGGTGTGAAGGCGCTCGGCATGGAGGCGTGTGCCACGCTGGGCATGCTCTCCGAGAGCCAGGCGAAGCGGCTGCGCGAGGCGGGCCTGTCCGCCTACAACCACAACCTGGACACCTCGGCCGAGCACTACGGCGACATCATCACCACGCGCACGTATGAGGATCGGCTGCGCACGCTCGAGCGCGTGCGCAAGGCGGGCATCTCCGTGTGCTCGGGCGGCATCATCGGCCTGGGCGAGAGCGTGGAGGACCGCTGCGGGCTCTTGCTCACGCTGGCCAACCAGGAGGTGCACCCGGAGTCGGTGCCCATCAACGCGCTGGTGGCGGTGAAGGGCACGCCCCTGGAGAGCCAGAAGCCGGTGGAGTCGGTGGAGATGGTGCGCACCATCGCCACGGCGCGCCTGCTCATGCCCCTGTCCATGGTGCGCCTGTCCGCGGGCCGCAAGCAGATGAACGAGGAGGCGCAGCTGCTCTGCATGCTCGCGGGCGCCAACTCCATCTTCTTCGGCGACAAGCTGCTCACCACGGGCAACCCCGAGTACGCCCAGGACATGGCCCTGCTGGAGAAGGCGGGCATCCGGCCGCTGGAGCCGGACACGTCCCGGTGA